The Bacillaceae bacterium IKA-2 DNA window CGTCACTAGGTAGAGTTATGTGGATTGTTTTTGGTATTATGAAATTCATTCTATTTAATGAATTTCATTCTATTAGATATTATTTGAAAGTTTTTGATTTTATAGGTACAATTTAAATAGTTTAGGTCATCGGATGACTTGACTACTATCTAAAATCTGCTTTTTAATAAAAAATAGAAAGTATAAAAGTGATAGATGAAGGGAGTTTGGAACGTGATTAAAAAAGTAAAACCAAAAAAAATATATGAAATAGTTGCTGAAGAGTTAACGGCAATGATAAAGGGCGGAGAAGTAAAGCCTGGTGATCGTCTTTCATCTGTACAACAATTAGCCGAAGACTTTAATGTCGGACGGTCGGCAATAAGAGAAGCTCTTAGTGCTTTGAACGCGATGGGATATATTGAAATTCGCCAAGGTGAAGGAACTTTTGTAAAAAAAGTTGATTTTGATGCAGCTAACCAAATGGTGTCACAAATATTGCAAAAAGAGGATATTCGCCAATTATTTGATATCCGTAAGTTTAACGAAACAGGTGCAGCATCTCTAGCCGCTGAAAACCGCACGGCTGAAGACATCGTTATTTTAGAAGATATCTTAAGCAAGATGAAAAAGTATGAAAAAGATGGTGATTTAGGGGAAAAGCAGGATATTAAATTTCACATGGCAATTGTCAAAGCCACAAAAAACGAAATGCTGTACCGATTAATGACAACGGTTTCAGAAAAAATGCAAGAATCAATGCGTGAAGCAAGACAGTTATTTCTTTATTCTAATGAGGAAAAAATGAAACAATTGTATGATGAGCATTACGCTATTTTCTTAGCGATAAAAAATAAAGATTCAAAATTAGCGTATCAAAAAATGCTCGAACACATTGTTGGTGTTGAAGTCGAGCTTTTTATTAAGCATTAATAAATGTGTGGTTTAGATGAAACATAGTAAGGAGCAGATGTAGAATGAAGGATTGGCTAGTATTACTAAAAAAAATGGACTTTTTTGAGGGGTTAACTTTAGAGGAGATTAGTCCGCTTTTAGATCAAGCTATTGAAAAAAAATTCGAAGATAAAGAAATATTGTTTTCGGAAGGTGATGAGCGAAGCTACTTATATGTATTAAGGAAAGGTACAGTTATGATCAGTAAATTAAGTGAGGACGGAGAAGAATCACTTATCAATATATTAACGAGCGGAGAAATTTTCCCTCATACCGGTTTTTTTGATGTCAGACCTTATCCTGGAACGGCAACAACGAAAAAACAAGCAGAAGTATTAATGATCCCGATCATTGCTTTTGAACGTTTTGTAGAGACCCACCCCCGTTTATCATTTCGAATTATTAAAGTAATGAGTAAAAGGATTTACTCATTACAGCAAAAATTAAATGAAATGCTTTCTTTAAACGTTGAGGAACGACTACTTTCTTCTTTAAGACAACTTAATAATTTATCAAAAGCAGATAGTGTCCACTTAACTCATCAAGAGTTAGGAAACATAATCGGTGCATCAAGGGAAACAGTTACGAGGCAGCTAAAAAAACTTGAGCTGCAAGGCAAAGTCAAAGTGAAAAAAGATCATATTTTATTGTTGGAAGACTGAAAAAAATAAGCCGTCACTCGAAAGTGGCGGCTTATTTTTATATTAATTTAGTCAAATTTTAAAGCGTCGCCATCAAATGGCTCATCAGCAATTT harbors:
- a CDS encoding FadR/GntR family transcriptional regulator, yielding MIKKVKPKKIYEIVAEELTAMIKGGEVKPGDRLSSVQQLAEDFNVGRSAIREALSALNAMGYIEIRQGEGTFVKKVDFDAANQMVSQILQKEDIRQLFDIRKFNETGAASLAAENRTAEDIVILEDILSKMKKYEKDGDLGEKQDIKFHMAIVKATKNEMLYRLMTTVSEKMQESMREARQLFLYSNEEKMKQLYDEHYAIFLAIKNKDSKLAYQKMLEHIVGVEVELFIKH
- a CDS encoding Crp/Fnr family transcriptional regulator; the protein is MKDWLVLLKKMDFFEGLTLEEISPLLDQAIEKKFEDKEILFSEGDERSYLYVLRKGTVMISKLSEDGEESLINILTSGEIFPHTGFFDVRPYPGTATTKKQAEVLMIPIIAFERFVETHPRLSFRIIKVMSKRIYSLQQKLNEMLSLNVEERLLSSLRQLNNLSKADSVHLTHQELGNIIGASRETVTRQLKKLELQGKVKVKKDHILLLED